Within Haematobia irritans isolate KBUSLIRL chromosome 2, ASM5000362v1, whole genome shotgun sequence, the genomic segment tttctatagaaataaaaattttgacaaaattttctatagaaaggaaattttgacaaaaatttctacagaaataaaattgtaggttaggttaggttaggttatgtggcagcccgatgtatcaagctcacttagactattcagtccattgtgataccacagtggtgaaaattgtaacaaaattttctatagaaataacattttgacaaaattttctatagaaatagaattttggtagattatttttggttctagtggcaaccatgattatgaaccgatatggaccaattttgtgtgattggaccaattttggtatggttcttagcgaccatatactaacaccacgttcctaatttgaaccggatcggatgaattttgctcctccaagaggcttcggaggtcaaatctggggaacgttttatatgggggctatatataattatggaccgatatggaccaattctggcaaggttgttaaagatcatataataacaccatgttaaaattacaaccggattggatgcttctcttggagacttcgcaagccaaatctagggatcggtttatatgggcgctatatatacttatggaccgatgtggaccaatttttgcaagattgttagagaccatataccaataccatgtaccaaatttcagccggatcggatgaaatatgcttctcttagaggctccacaagccaaatctggggatcagtttatatgggggctatatataattaagaaccgatatggaccaatttttgcatggttgttagaggccatataccaacatcatgtaccaaatttcaggcggatcggatgaaatatgcttctgttagaggctccccaagccaaatttgagggtccctttatatgggggctatacgtaaaagtggaccgatatggctcattttcaataccatctacatcgatagcaactacttgtgcaaagtttcaagtcgatagcttgtttcgttcggaagttagcgtgatttcaacagacggacggacggacggacatgcttagagcgactcagaatttcacaacgacccagaatatatatacttcttggggtcttagagcaatatttcgatgtgttacaaacggaatgacaaagttaatatacccccatcctatgatggagggtataataagattaagggacttgtaagttatatgaaaagatgatgtacaatgggagaaaagatgattcaatttgtaagaggaaatttcccaaatgttttctccataaggagttagcataaagggcccaaaattgagttatctctcccagccagatctatactaaaggctgtggaaaggttcattcgcccgaaccgaaacatgtacagtccaggcgtgtatagatttgtatctggcgttttcttttcaatggctctattgccCATGTTGCTTaatctatatcagtccataaagctcgaaaaataattgtataattagaaaagttattaagaatatttaggaaaatatattgaaattgtattgaaatttttattattcaatgtaaaaaattaatattcaattccagatgaatttggaaaatgtttgttatatctcagcgtatagtttagtcataaattggtaagtattgtttttttaatatggctttcttttaaaaataatattttatgtatattattatttgttaattaatttttttggaaaccagtttaatgtttttctttgttgtaaaagcaatatttaatttcaaaacaacTCTAAATGGgtttgaacaaatttaaaaaatagagaattggtaagttttcttttataatttggctttctttcaactataaTAGTTGCGTTTTTAGGACCTTTTGATCATCAAAACTACAGGTTTTTAAAAccgtattttagtatttctttaatcaattttttggaaaacaatgtaatatttttaatgtaaaaaaacaaatatttaatttcaggataaccccttaaaaatttgaaaaaattttagtactcctttgcttgtaatttaatagtgaattggtaaggattctttaactttcttttaaccagacaatttgttttttatgcataatattatttttgtattagattttttggaaacctatttaataattttatttaatgtaaaaaataaatatttaattgcagAGTAacgcaaataaatttggacaactttttatatttcccctcagcgtacaatttaatagagaattggtaagttttatattaaaactttggctttctttcaactagaatatttattttattatatccttcacatggataacaacacagttttatgagtttatttagaatacttcattatttctctaattttttcaggtacaaattttatgagatgcgatttccaaataaaagttgaattccttacaccatttgataaaatgcccccacatatggtaagttacaagctaaaataaagaattaaagaattatattttattacatggtgttaatttttaacaatttccattattgcttccatttttatcagcaagatatgtgaaaaatttacCTACGGTGAATAAAAaacggataagtcaaaatgcccaaacagcgagttcaaatgaactactttcttgttccacgtggtcataatttttattcacaaaaacattgtattaagaattttcatcataagtttttataataaagtacttttgcttaaagaaagtttaattttaacgtatgaaaattttcataatagtaaaacggtttgttgttcctttaattatttaatttctctgtactgtggaatgtgtACAAATCCGTGAGATATTTCCTTGAGTGGACTGTAATTGGATTGATAGCTCTCAGAATTGTAGAAAGGTTTATATGGAAAGAAAAAGAGAAGACAGCAAAGGCACGTTTCAGTTTCAGTGAACAAAATGCGATTTTTATTAAGGATGGCGGCTGCTTACCAAGATCAAAGTTCAAGCACAAGTGAGTTAACAAACGAAATGTTAGATCGACATTATGTTTTAGTACATACAACAATAATATATGAATTCAGTTTAGAAAGGGACAAATTCTTAAGATATATTGAGTGAAAGCCTTAGGGTTTCCGCTCTTTAGATATTTCAGATATCGATaacaataattcagtttgattgGTAATTCAAGACAATTCAAATATTTAACGTTATTAAGGAGTAATTCAttagaaaaataattcaaaatattcaaaacttaactctaaaagtaaattttggggAACGAAGTTCAACATGCCGCCGCCCTTGCAACACTGCAACTCAATATGAACAAGCTCCAGATATTACCCATCCGAAAATGGTGCTTTGGGCGATAGGCATTGAAGATGACGTTTGAATTAAGCCCGCCAAAAGTATTTTTGCCAGTTGATCATTTCCAATTACCACTTCGACATTGGACGGGTTGAAAAAATGAGGATCGGCTAAAGAAGTCAAGTGATCATACACAGTGTGCAACTTTTTTACGGACGTTGACTTCGGAAGatccatgtcaaatttagtttttaccGCAGCCGTAATCTGCACTCTAGCTGAAGCGTCGTGATAAGATTGAAGACTAAGTGTGCAGAACTCGGTTTGATCTTTGCGGGTggtgataagttttaaatgttgAACCATCGATTTGAGCATGACTGTTTGGATCCCCGCCGAATTCAGCAGTAGTCGCGCTTTAGCAGGGCCTTTTGGAGTTAATACCCGAGCCAGCGCGGTAGGTAAGAATACGTGTACTCGCGACCGTGGACTTAGTCTCTCATGCACGTAGGGCTTTGGTGAAGTGCGACGTTTTCGGCTCGTTTGGCGTCTTTTCGAAATCGATGTGGAGGTCTCAGATCGGCAGTTCATTGGAGCAACTGTTTCATTCGGCTTTTGACTTCGGCTGGTTCTGACTTGGTGGTCGTCGATATGCAGCATGGTGTGATGGTTATAATTACAGACTAGACAAGTTTTTCTAGATCTGCACCAGTCTCGAGTATGGGACGAACAGAGGCATTTGAAGCAAAACCGGTTTTCTCTCATATGTCGTCTTCGTTCGTGGACTTCCATTCGCTGAAATTCTGGACAGTCTTTCAAAGCATGCCGGTTTTGGCAGATGCAGCATTTTGGAAGGCTAAATGTTGTACAGTTACGTAAATTTATTATGTTGTGAAcggtaaaaaaaaagaaaatttatgaaactaGTGAGCAACGGGTAGAATACAAAGTTTGACTATTGGACGCAAAAGCGTACCATTTTGCGTCCTTAGTTCAGCAACGCGGACCTTTGAGTCGTGGCCatgaaaaactttaacaacACGTCCAAGACTCCATTCAGTTGGAGGTAAGTTATCCTCTTTAATAATTACTAAGTCACCCTCTCTAAGATTCTGTTGTTCCGTTTTCCACTTATGTCTCTTCTGCAAGTTGGAGATGTACTCGTTCTTCCATCGCTTAGCAAAATTAAACTggattgttttcaatttttgccACCGATTTATCAAGTTTAAGTTGTCAGAGCATTGCTCGGGTACGGAAATCATAGCTGACCCTCTAAGAAAATGGCCAGGTGTTAAAGCAGTAATTTCAGCGGGGTCCTCGCTCATGGGAGATAAGGGCCTAGAATTCAGTACGCTTTCTATTCGAACAAGTAAAGTGGAGAACTCCTCGAAAGTAAATTTAAGATTCCCCGCGGCCTTTCGGAGGTGGGATTTCATGCTTTTGACAGCGGCTTCCCACAACCCCCCCATATGTGGCGCATGCGGTGGAATAAAATGCCAAGTGAAACCGTGAAGATTGTACTTATCGACAAGACCCTTTTCAGcagattttagaaaattctgataTTCACGACATAGGACTCTACTGGCCCCAACAAAATTTGTGCCGTTATCAGAGAAAACTTTATTCGGGAATCCTCGTCGGCCAACAAACCGATCGAAAGTGGCCATAAAGGCCTCTGTTGTTAATTCAGAGCACGCCTCTAAGTGAACGGCCCGAGTGGAAAGGCAAACGAAAACAGCAGCGTATCCTTTATGAAGTTTTGCATTTCGCAATCTTGAAGTCTTTAAATCGAATGGTCCTGCAAAATCAAGACCAGTATTGGTAAAGGGTAATGAGAATGTGCAGCGTTCTTCAGGCAAGGCAGCCATTATTTGATTTTGGATGCGTTGTTTGTAGATAATGCAAGTGCGACAGTTACGTATACAATGCCGGACAGCGTTCTTCAAACGTATGACATAGAATTCAGCACGTATTGCTCGTAACATACTTTGATGTTCGGCATGTAGAAGAATTTTATGAGTAAAAGTcagaaacaatttaaaaaagtgTGAGTGCTCGGGAAGAATAACAGGATATTTCTCGTTATAAGGAAGATGTGAATTCGCTAAGCGACCATTAACTCTAAGCAGTTTCTGTTCGTCCAGAAATGGGTTTAAAGTTAAAAGTTTACTTTTAGAAGGTAGTGGTTGGTTATTCTGTAGTGCAGTATAttccggagcaaaaaattttaattgtgccAGTCTAATTAGTTGGACTTTGACAGTTGTAACTTCCGTTGCAGTAATAAATTCATTTCCCATTTCAATACAACTGCGCCTTTGACATTTCCTTATGAATCGGTACATGAAGCAGATTACCCGTAAGGCTCTGTTGAAAGATGAAAACCGTTCCATTATGTCCTCCATTTGTGTTTCAATCtgaaaatttgaagtttttcgCTCAAGTTCTGGCTCATTAAACGTTTTTGATTTTGGCCAACATTCTTGAGGTTCTATCAGCCATTTGGGTCCATGCCACCAGAGGTTATTATTCCTCAGTTCCTCCGCGGTGCAACCGCGCGTCCCGAGATCAGCTGGGTTTTCATTTGTTGGAACATATCGCCAAGTGACGTTTCCAACATTGTCTAAAATCTCTG encodes:
- the LOC142224386 gene encoding uncharacterized protein LOC142224386; translation: MDKSLPKCCICQNRHALKDCPEFQRMEVHERRRHMRENRFCFKCLCSSHTRDWCRSRKTCLVCNYNHHTMLHIDDHQVRTSRSQKPNETVAPMNCRSETSTSISKRRQTSRKRRTSPKPYVHERLSPRSRVHVFLPTALARVLTPKGPAKARLLLNSAGIQTVMLKSMVQHLKLITTRKDQTEFCTLSLQSYHDASARVQITAAVKTKFDMDLPKSTSVKKLHTVYDHLTSLADPHFFNPSNVEVVIGNDQLAKILLAGLIQTSSSMPIAQSTIFGWVISGACSY